In the genome of Leeuwenhoekiella sp. MAR_2009_132, one region contains:
- a CDS encoding GNAT family N-acetyltransferase, with product MDSSIQHRENSTRGVFLIEGEQGKISELTYTIKDEHTIIVDHTETKLGFEGQGYASKLMAEVVEYARSKKIKIEPLCPFAEVKFDEHPEYADVRAN from the coding sequence ATGGATTCATCAATTCAACACAGGGAAAATAGCACCAGAGGTGTTTTTTTAATAGAAGGAGAACAAGGTAAAATTTCAGAACTTACCTATACCATTAAAGATGAACATACTATAATCGTAGATCACACTGAAACTAAACTTGGATTTGAAGGACAGGGTTACGCCAGTAAATTAATGGCAGAAGTTGTAGAATACGCGCGCTCAAAAAAAATTAAAATTGAGCCCCTGTGCCCCTTTGCTGAAGTAAAATTTGACGAGCATCCAGAGTATGCAGATGTTAGAGCAAACTAA